In Xiphophorus maculatus strain JP 163 A chromosome 18, X_maculatus-5.0-male, whole genome shotgun sequence, a single genomic region encodes these proteins:
- the LOC111612072 gene encoding galaxin-like isoform X2 has protein sequence MFKVSHRCNGVVVGIKTSDAVKMLSLNKLRLVLLMCSFFTFYDHANTAECGKGTTTTSCDPSFCCEGKPYDPRKDTCCKPPGNRAGYLTEGLSERMSQCCGEKAYNPLNEICCNLTVNAKPSHDAKCCGKAPYDEKKEVCCSDKLLKKRSPEHLCCYGRLFDSSIENCCQNMFPRIQLKINNSLVCVKNFTCDPTISGENHKVETNKSDQRNAASTQKQVCDFGDEKEEYYKKEGFQCCGHHYFNTTLWSCEEDKLHAKIQK, from the exons atgttcaaggtCTCACACAGATGCAACGGCGTTGTTGTTGGGATCAAAAC GTCAGATGCGGTAAAGATGCTTTCTCTCAACAAGCTCAGATTGG TATTGCTGATGTGTAGTTTCTTCACTTTTTATG ATCATGCGAACACAGCGGAATGTGGGAAGGG AACAACAACTACGAGTTGTGATCCTTCCTTCTGCTGTGAAGGTAAACCGTATGATCCTCGAAAGGACACTTGCTGTAAACCCCCTGGAAACAGAGCAG GTTACCTGACAGAAGGACTGAGTGAAAGGATGTCTCAGTGCTGTGGAGAGAAGGCATACAACCCACTTAATGAAATATGCTGTAACCTAACTGTGAATGCCAAACCTTCACATGATGCCAAATGCTGTGGCAAAG cGCCTTATGATGAAAAGAAGGAAGTCTGCTGCAGTGACAAACTGCTGAAGAAGCGCAGCCCTGAGCATCTGTGTTGCTACGGGAGACTGTTTGACTCTTCTATTGAGAATTGCTGCCAGAATATGTTTCCTCGGATACAGCTGAAAATCAACAATTCCTTAGTCTGTG tgaagaACTTCACATGTGACCCCACAATTTCTGGAGAGAATCACAA AGTTGAGACCAACAAATCAGACCAg agaaaTGCTGCATCCACCCAGAAGCAGGTTTGTGATTTTGGGGATGAAAAGGAGGAGTACTATAAGAAGGAAGGTTTTCAATGCTGTGGTCACCACTATTTCAACACCACCCTCTGGTCTTGCGAGGAAGATAAACTGCATGcgaaaatccaaaaatga
- the LOC111612072 gene encoding galaxin-like isoform X3 — MLSLNKLRLVLLMCSFFTFYDHANTAECGKGTTTTSCDPSFCCEGKPYDPRKDTCCKPPGNRAGYLTEGLSERMSQCCGEKAYNPLNEICCNLTVNAKPSHDAKCCGKAPYDEKKEVCCSDKLLKKRSPEHLCCYGRLFDSSIENCCQNMFPRIQLKINNSLVCVKNFTCDPTISGENHKVETNKSDQRNAASTQKQVCDFGDEKEEYYKKEGFQCCGHHYFNTTLWSCEEDKLHAKIQK; from the exons ATGCTTTCTCTCAACAAGCTCAGATTGG TATTGCTGATGTGTAGTTTCTTCACTTTTTATG ATCATGCGAACACAGCGGAATGTGGGAAGGG AACAACAACTACGAGTTGTGATCCTTCCTTCTGCTGTGAAGGTAAACCGTATGATCCTCGAAAGGACACTTGCTGTAAACCCCCTGGAAACAGAGCAG GTTACCTGACAGAAGGACTGAGTGAAAGGATGTCTCAGTGCTGTGGAGAGAAGGCATACAACCCACTTAATGAAATATGCTGTAACCTAACTGTGAATGCCAAACCTTCACATGATGCCAAATGCTGTGGCAAAG cGCCTTATGATGAAAAGAAGGAAGTCTGCTGCAGTGACAAACTGCTGAAGAAGCGCAGCCCTGAGCATCTGTGTTGCTACGGGAGACTGTTTGACTCTTCTATTGAGAATTGCTGCCAGAATATGTTTCCTCGGATACAGCTGAAAATCAACAATTCCTTAGTCTGTG tgaagaACTTCACATGTGACCCCACAATTTCTGGAGAGAATCACAA AGTTGAGACCAACAAATCAGACCAg agaaaTGCTGCATCCACCCAGAAGCAGGTTTGTGATTTTGGGGATGAAAAGGAGGAGTACTATAAGAAGGAAGGTTTTCAATGCTGTGGTCACCACTATTTCAACACCACCCTCTGGTCTTGCGAGGAAGATAAACTGCATGcgaaaatccaaaaatga
- the LOC111612072 gene encoding galaxin-like isoform X1, protein MTFLGDFRWTGAFCAHSFDGVNRQSLLINAIFLEDITGGGTSHGNLLKAPYGSDLNIIRSDAVKMLSLNKLRLVLLMCSFFTFYDHANTAECGKGTTTTSCDPSFCCEGKPYDPRKDTCCKPPGNRAGYLTEGLSERMSQCCGEKAYNPLNEICCNLTVNAKPSHDAKCCGKAPYDEKKEVCCSDKLLKKRSPEHLCCYGRLFDSSIENCCQNMFPRIQLKINNSLVCVKNFTCDPTISGENHKVETNKSDQRNAASTQKQVCDFGDEKEEYYKKEGFQCCGHHYFNTTLWSCEEDKLHAKIQK, encoded by the exons ATGACATTCCTTGGGGATTTTCGGTGGACGGGTGCCTTCTGTGCGCACTCGTTTGATGGCGTTAACAGGCAGAGCTTGCTTATAAATGCCATATTTTTAGAGGATATTACAGGAGGTGGGACTTCTCACGGTAACCTATTAAAGGCTCCTTATGGTTCTGATCTCAACATCATCAGGTCAGATGCGGTAAAGATGCTTTCTCTCAACAAGCTCAGATTGG TATTGCTGATGTGTAGTTTCTTCACTTTTTATG ATCATGCGAACACAGCGGAATGTGGGAAGGG AACAACAACTACGAGTTGTGATCCTTCCTTCTGCTGTGAAGGTAAACCGTATGATCCTCGAAAGGACACTTGCTGTAAACCCCCTGGAAACAGAGCAG GTTACCTGACAGAAGGACTGAGTGAAAGGATGTCTCAGTGCTGTGGAGAGAAGGCATACAACCCACTTAATGAAATATGCTGTAACCTAACTGTGAATGCCAAACCTTCACATGATGCCAAATGCTGTGGCAAAG cGCCTTATGATGAAAAGAAGGAAGTCTGCTGCAGTGACAAACTGCTGAAGAAGCGCAGCCCTGAGCATCTGTGTTGCTACGGGAGACTGTTTGACTCTTCTATTGAGAATTGCTGCCAGAATATGTTTCCTCGGATACAGCTGAAAATCAACAATTCCTTAGTCTGTG tgaagaACTTCACATGTGACCCCACAATTTCTGGAGAGAATCACAA AGTTGAGACCAACAAATCAGACCAg agaaaTGCTGCATCCACCCAGAAGCAGGTTTGTGATTTTGGGGATGAAAAGGAGGAGTACTATAAGAAGGAAGGTTTTCAATGCTGTGGTCACCACTATTTCAACACCACCCTCTGGTCTTGCGAGGAAGATAAACTGCATGcgaaaatccaaaaatga